The following DNA comes from Vicugna pacos chromosome 13, VicPac4, whole genome shotgun sequence.
ATCTGCAGTGCAGATGCCCATTCCTCTAGCCATGGCCTGCCTCTTGACCTTCTCCCAGAAATTCTCAGCTTAAATTCATCCTCTTCCCAACTCCAAACTTGTCCCTGTCCCTTATGTCGAATGTTAGCATCTGTCTTGATGCCCAAGCCAGAAATCTGAGCAAGAACTTTTATTTGTTCACCCTGCTTGTCCCCCAGCCCTAGCAATTCCCCCACTAAGTGGTTCTTGAATCTCATGCCCTCACTGCAATCCCATGGCCACAGTCACAGTTGCACCAACATCTCTCTTGAACTCTTTCCAACACTCTCCTGACTGCTCTAACTCCTAAGCACCTCTACTCATGCTCTCCCCACACCCCAAAACCAGGCTCCACACTCATGTACCTAAAGCTCTGATGTGACCTGGTCACCACTCTGCTTTACTTCCTTCAAAGGCATCCACTGCCCTCAAAACAAAGTCTGGGCCTTTGGTGTGAACCATAAGGCCCTTTAGCATCAGGTCCGCGCTGGCCTGTCCACAGCCTTGATCTCCCTGCTTCATCTGGTCTCACATTTTGCTTTGACCAGAGGGAACCTCTCACTCTTGCTCAAAGTACCACATCCTTTCAAAAATTGGTACCCTCCAGGAAGGGCAGACGTGCGTAAGCACTTATCCTGCACACTCCCTCCTCAGTTCTAAGTGCCCCAAGCTCTTCCCTTCTGCTCTGCCCTGAGCGCACTATTGTTAGAATGCCTGTTCAGGCCTCTCCCCCACCTGCCTCTCCACAGCAGTGGCAGCATCTACCACTACCAAACACTAACCACATGCTGTGTATAGCTGAGTGCTTTAAAAGCATttatcacttaatcctcacatgTACCCATCTTGTCTtgctcattttagagatgaagaaacagtCCTAATGAGACTCAATGTCTTTCACAAGGAAATTGGTTTATAAATAGAAGAGTCAGGATTGATCAAGTCTTACTTTAGGGCCTATTATCCATACGTCATGTTTTTGGCCCTGAGCAGGCAGAGTACTCACTGAACACACATGACAAGGTTACCCTCCAGACCATCCGTCAGGAGCATGGAGGAGAGAAACTAGCTCCAGCTAGGAAGATGGAGGGAAGCCTGTGTGTGCCAGCTAGAGGAGGTGCAGTACTGGATAAATAAGTGAGAAATGAGGAATGCTGTTATAGAGGGTTGCCTCTTGCCATCCCAGCCTGAAGACCCATATGAGCAAAGCTGGGGCCATGTTCAAGGAAGGGCACTGAGAGCCACTGAGGGCCTGTGCTAAGAAGGATACCTAGTCCCTCCCTGGCCAGGGCCAGCTCCCCACCTGTATAATCTCCTTGAGTTCTTCCATGGCCCTCTCCTCCAGCTCCCTGATCTGAGTCATGGCTTCATTGAAGCTGGACATCTGGGAAgacatttcctcctcctccctggagaaCTAGGGGGGCCAAAGGAGAGACACAATAGTGTGGCCCAGTTCCCATCTCAGCAGGCCTCGTTTCTATCTTGCCTGGTCCCACCCTGCTCCTTACATTGCCTGCGCTCAGGGCCCCGTTAGAGCTGGCTTCCATCTCTTCTGTTTCCATCTGAGTTGGCTGTTCCCCACTGGGCCCACTGGGGGGACTTAGCTCCTTGACCCTGAGAAAACAAGAAGGTTTCAGATCCCACAGCAGCCTCCTTGGCACTCACAAGAGTGCAGCACCACTCAGACTGCAAGGCTTCAAGGAGATGGAGTGGCAGCTTTGCTTTGGCCTAGGAGAAGACCCTCATACTCGTGGCCTCCCCACCATGGCCTGAAAGGGATCGAGAAAAACCTTGTAGCATTATATGTGAACCCCCAAGCCTCAGATTCCCCGAGTCACTGAAAAGTAGACAACAGGCACTGAGGCCCCaaagcctcctcccctccctcacagCTGCCATTCCCTCCCCCCTTGTCAGCCCACACCCCATCCCATCTGGTATAGGTACTATTACCTGTCTGCATATCGTAGTGTATTTAAAGTATATTCACAGGAGCTTATGCCTGGTGAAATCATggcaatctgcaaaagggggaaCAGGCAGCTAAAGGTTAAAGGTCATGGAGTAAGGGTGCTAGACCATCTGTCTGGAGAGGCTGCTGGGAGGAGCCTCTTCAGGGCGCTGATCCCCACATGGAATTGGGGGGAGAGCTCACTAAGCAcccgctctgtgccaggcaactTGCCCCATGGGTCCTGCAAATTAAGGCACCTTAAAAATTGGTTCCCTGCCTTTGGAGGAACATCTAATTCCAATCCTGCTGCTTTATCTCTTTACTGACCCATTCCTCTCACCAAGGTCACATCTCACGGTTCTGTGATTCCCGCTGGAAACTTCAGTGCACCCAGGCTTAGGGATACTGCCTCAGGGAGAGGAGTGTAGAGCTTTGTCAGAaattcccacccaccccagcagGCAAGGGAGAGGATATTCCCcggagaggaaggagggcagaTCTGAGCTAGAAGCGCTTATGGATAAAACAAGAGGACAGAAGTCCTTAAAGGCTGTAGCCCTTTCCTATTTCTTAGGCTGGGAGTCCGTGAACCCTGAGGGAAGCCACAGAAGTGATGAAGACTGCCCTCTCCTTCCCAGAGGTCCTCCTCCTGAATTCTGGGGCCCCCTTTCACCAGGTATGGGAGGAATGACCTCCCCCAAACCAAAAGCTACATGGCCATACAGTAAAAGGGGAGATCCTTTACTCCCCTCTTGGGTAGACAGAGGAGCCCAAAGGCAGGGGGTGAAGCCCACTCAAGTGAGAGCCTGGACACTCAGGTGGCCAAGAGCACCAAGCCACCTGCCCAGGGAGAGGACTGCATCCCTCCAAAGCGACCCTACTCACCATGCAGGTCCTCGAGTTCTCCCCGATAAAGGAGTCCCTCAGCACCTGTGTCAGCTTGCTCTCGCGGAACGGAGTGTGAGCCTTGTTCTGTCCCAGGGCCCTGATGCACTCCTGTGAGGCAGCGGGGCAACTGAGGTCTCCTCCTTCTCACAATgccactccctccttcccccagaaGCCCTCCAGGCCAACCCCCTCTATCTTGGTTCCACTACCTTCAGAGCCAGGAGACTCTTGTTGATTTCTGCACCCTCCATGCGGGTCTGCCGGTCAGCACTGGCAGTGTCTGCACCTCGCTCGTTCCCTGCCAGATCGACCAAAGAGAATTTGCCATGCACTCTCCCTTTGGCTCTAAGAAGAATCTGGAAGCAGGCGTGGGAGCGGGAAGAGTTGGAGTTGGCAAATGTCTGCCCAGAGGTCCTGTGGCAAAGGGGACAAAGAAGGGCTATGAGCTCCCAGGGTTACCAACCACCATGGCACCCCTGGGTCCACAGCTGTCAGTTCTCTGGTAGGAGAGGGACACAGGTCAGGACTCTTAAGAAGTCCTGTGTCATCCTGTCCCAGACTTCTGTCCTGTCTGCCTGGGCAGCAGCTCTCTCTCCAGCTGTGGACCTAGTAGATCTTCCAGGCAGCCAAAGTACTAGATTCTGTGCAAGGGCCTTGGCCAGACCTGGGGGACCCACAGGACATGGGGAAGCATGAGGTGCCTGTGCTGCAGGGCACGAAGGGAAGGAAGAGCTGTCATGAACCACTTGCTGCAACTTGAAGGCCCTGGGGAAggcacccctccctgggcctccatAAGCTGCCTGGCACCCACCGTACCACGCCTAGGGCCCTGGTAGAAGCGCACATCCCTGTCTCTACAGGGTCTAGGCTCCATCACTTCCAGCCTAGAGCAAACCCAGGGCTCTTGTCTCTCACCACAGAGGGAGGGAACAGCAAGGAGAAACCTAGAGCAGTCAGGAAGCATGCCTTTGGGTAAGAGCCTGGGAATAAAGCCTGCCTTGGTCAGATTCAAGACACCCTGATTTCCTCATGagcccctgggcctgggtcaTCTGCCCCACTGAGACCACTTAAGGCAGAGGAATTCAGAGCCTTCACCAAACTGGGAGGAGCAGAGCTCTGTGAAAACTGCAAAGGGCTTGGTGCTAGTCTCTTCACCTGAACCGGGCATTAGAAGGTGGCCCCCACCCCTCGCCGGAACTCTGACCTGCAGGCACTGCCTATGTCGATCATCTTGATGACATCGTCAGCACTGCTCACCAGGTGCTCCTGCAGCCCTACCACCTGCACCTGCTGCTTGCCATCCTCCAGCACGCGCAGCTTGGCCTTCTTGTTGAGCAGGTCGAACAGCTGTGCCAGGCAGGGGAACAAGGATAAGGCCTTCAGGTGCCAGGCACCCCACCTGACTCTTCCCTCCTTCAGGACCTGTCCCAGCTTaggcaggggctgggagcaggaAAGGCAGGAGGCTGAGCTGGGTTACGTCAGACTAGCAACAGGCAGTCCATCTGGGAGCTGAACCAGGCTGCCTCAGTTTGGTGTGACTGCTACTTCACTAGCCGTGTGAGCCTGGTCAAGTACTTAGCCCCCCAGCCTTGTTTCTCATCTGTACAGCAGTGATCGTAATACTCCCTAGTAGGGTTGTGGTGATGAGTTGAGACGAGTAAAGTGTTTAGAATAGCACTTAGCACCTAGTAACATACTAATAAGCAACAtcagttattattatcattatctagatcctgctccagggaaggagACTCTACAAAAACAGAGAGGTAGAAAGATACCTAGATATAGACACATAGAAAGAATAGGAGTATGAGAATGAATGTGCACGAcccagggaagaagagagggagtGATGAGGGAGGTGGGTAGAGGGAGGACAGGGCACACACAAGCAGACCTCCCACCTGGGAGTGAGCCCGGGGGCATACTCCTGCCACACTTGTTGAACCTGGGTACCATCCCACCATCAGATGAAACCTCCCACACATGTCAGGACAGAGTGGCCCAAAGGCTTGACAACCCACAGGCTGTTTGGCTTCTGCAATTTCTAGCCGACCTCAAGGTTTTAGAAAGTTCAGGGGCCGCAACAGCATAAACTGAGGGCTCCGTGTCAGCTACCTTTCCATTATAGATCTCGAAGAATGTCACATAGACTTCCAGGCCCAGGTTCCGGTAGCGGGGCTGATTCTTCAGGAGGAAGACATCCCGGGCTGTGGGGGAGAGCCTGGATTAAGTAAGCAACCTGCCTTTCTGTGCCAACCCCACTGCGGGAGGTCACACTACTTACAGGCCATCGTGTAGATCCCTTTGGATGCGTTCTGGGCTTTCCCATAGAGGTCTCCACCCATTGTCTGCAAAgggaagggacagaggctgtggtGAAGGGCCCCTGGCTGAGATCAGAGCACCCATGGCTCCCCCACTGCAGTGGGCCGCACCAAAGCCGAGAGGGGAGGCTGGGCCTGCTCAGGACCCTTCCTGTACCTGGCACAGCAAGAGCACCTGCACCGAGGGGGCTTTCTGTAAGAAACTCATTGTCCTCCTTCTCAGAGACCCACAGTTGTTCTATGGGCAGGCTCACTCTCTGCCAGGCCTGAATACTCACATGAGTCTTGCCACTTCCCGTCTGGCCATATGCAAAACAGGTTGCTTTTCCCCCTTCAAAGATAGTCTGTACCAGTGGCCTTGCTGTGAACCTAGAAGAAAGGATACCGAAGAGTGTATATCTCTCTTCAAACACTTCCCGGAACATGGTCCTGCTGCTTTCCACTGCAGGACTCCAGAGGACCTCCTTCCAAGCATGACTACTGCTCTCAAGCAAAGTAGTCCTACCTGACCCCAGCCCCACTCACAAATCTGAAATTCTCCTAGCCACTTGGGGACGGCTGGACctgcctgccaggagcaggctgaTGGCCCACACTAACTGAGCCATCAGTACCTCTTCTACCCTGGCGACACAAGATGAAAGCCCAAGCTTAGCAGCCAACTTTCAGCATAAGATACACTACAAAGATCAAAGCCTAAACTATCGTAGGTTTTGTGGGCCCCATAGGTCtctgccatatatatatacatacacacatatatacataaatatatttacatatatatataaataattatacctacatatgtttattgattctttaaaaacacaaaatccaTTCTTAATTGGAGAGCCATATATAAAGAGATTGCAAGCCAAATTTGGCCCATGGGCTATAGTTTATCAACCTCTGGTTCAAAAAATGCTGTCCATTAGAACTTTCTATGATGATGGATACAGAAGATGTTCTCTATCTGTGTTGTCCAACAGTAGCCACTGCCACACGTGGCTACTgaacatttgaaatgtggctagtgtaacTGAAGAAcggactttttaattttatttaacttttatttaaacaGTCACTTGAGGCTAGTGGGTACAGCACTGGACAGAACAGTTCTAAAGTTTGCTGAGTCGGCTAAGCCCAGTGGGTAATGAGTGGCTGCACAGGACACAGGAAGAACCCCCAGAGCCTagcctgcccagcccagcctcagagAGCACAATGGGTAATATCTCACTTCTGCCCATTCAAGCATGGGCTCCTAAAGCTGCAAAATGGGATGAGACAGCCCCAACAGGGCTTTCCTGGTGCTGGGAGCCAGAGCCAGCTCTGGGTCATGGCTGAtccaaagaaaacacaagaggaaGCCAGGAAAGGCTTCAGAGTCAGCATATCTGTGAGTGAATATTACCACAATGTCCCACATCGAAAAGAGGAAAGTGTGGGGGGAAGGATGGgaaacaaagaggaaagggaCTAACCTGTAGACAACTTCATTTGAAGCCATTTCATCAAATGCGAAGTCAAAGCAGAATGCTTGGTTCTCCAGATACTTTGTTAAATCCACTTTTAATTTGGGCTCGTGCACCAAGAGGACACACTTGCTAGGAACGGAAATCACATCAATTTCTTTCTTGGCCAATTCTGCAGAAGGAGAGTGTTTCAGAGGATGCTCCCCGGACATGGAGGAACCCTCAGTCAGTCCAAAGCCTCATTCTGACTGAACGGGGCTTACCTTGTTTGTTTAGCGGGCGTTTCCTCACACAGACGCATATCCTGTGCTCTTCGATCTTTAAGAGGATGAGAGAAGACAACCATCAGCAAAAGGTCAGAGCAATATTGAAAGAAAGCGTGTCCAGAACCCCTCCTCTTCTAACACTGTGCCTGGCCCAGTCAGGGGTCAAGAT
Coding sequences within:
- the KIF2C gene encoding kinesin-like protein KIF2C isoform X1 encodes the protein MDSSLQARLFPGLAIKIQRSNGLIHSANVRTVNPERSCVSVEWTEGGATKGKEIDFDDVAAINPELLQLLPLHPKDNLPLQENVAVQKQKRRSVNSKIPAPKEGLRGRSTRMSTVSELRITTQENDMEVELPASANSRKQFSVPTGPPRPSCPAVAEIPLTMVSEEVEEQVHSIRGSSSANPVNSVRRKSCIVKEMEKMKNKREEKRAQNSEMRIKRAQEYDNSFPNWEFARMIKEFRATMECHPLTVTDPIEEHRICVCVRKRPLNKQELAKKEIDVISVPSKCVLLVHEPKLKVDLTKYLENQAFCFDFAFDEMASNEVVYRFTARPLVQTIFEGGKATCFAYGQTGSGKTHTMGGDLYGKAQNASKGIYTMASRDVFLLKNQPRYRNLGLEVYVTFFEIYNGKLFDLLNKKAKLRVLEDGKQQVQVVGLQEHLVSSADDVIKMIDIGSACRTSGQTFANSNSSRSHACFQILLRAKGRVHGKFSLVDLAGNERGADTASADRQTRMEGAEINKSLLALKECIRALGQNKAHTPFRESKLTQVLRDSFIGENSRTCMIAMISPGISSCEYTLNTLRYADRVKELSPPSGPSGEQPTQMETEEMEASSNGALSAGNFSREEEEMSSQMSSFNEAMTQIRELEERAMEELKEIIQQGPDWLELSEMTEQPDYDLETFVNKAECALAQQAKHFSALRDVIKALRLAMQLEEQASKQISSKKRPQ
- the KIF2C gene encoding kinesin-like protein KIF2C isoform X2 produces the protein MIDFDDVAAINPELLQLLPLHPKDNLPLQENVAVQKQKRRSVNSKIPAPKEGLRGRSTRMSTVSELRITTQENDMEVELPASANSRKQFSVPTGPPRPSCPAVAEIPLTMVSEEVEEQVHSIRGSSSANPVNSVRRKSCIVKEMEKMKNKREEKRAQNSEMRIKRAQEYDNSFPNWEFARMIKEFRATMECHPLTVTDPIEEHRICVCVRKRPLNKQELAKKEIDVISVPSKCVLLVHEPKLKVDLTKYLENQAFCFDFAFDEMASNEVVYRFTARPLVQTIFEGGKATCFAYGQTGSGKTHTMGGDLYGKAQNASKGIYTMASRDVFLLKNQPRYRNLGLEVYVTFFEIYNGKLFDLLNKKAKLRVLEDGKQQVQVVGLQEHLVSSADDVIKMIDIGSACRTSGQTFANSNSSRSHACFQILLRAKGRVHGKFSLVDLAGNERGADTASADRQTRMEGAEINKSLLALKECIRALGQNKAHTPFRESKLTQVLRDSFIGENSRTCMIAMISPGISSCEYTLNTLRYADRVKELSPPSGPSGEQPTQMETEEMEASSNGALSAGNFSREEEEMSSQMSSFNEAMTQIRELEERAMEELKEIIQQGPDWLELSEMTEQPDYDLETFVNKAECALAQQAKHFSALRDVIKALRLAMQLEEQASKQISSKKRPQ